From one Gracilimonas sp. genomic stretch:
- a CDS encoding DUF1844 domain-containing protein, whose protein sequence is MSENGNKLNEEQQEQLLFMMLVQQHQQIAMMGLGKIQHPETGETEMDLSSAKYAIDTLGMLKKFTKGNLSKESASYLEQALTNLRLNYAEESKKKKDTNSGEASGKDE, encoded by the coding sequence ATGAGCGAGAATGGGAATAAACTGAATGAAGAACAACAGGAACAGCTATTATTTATGATGCTGGTTCAACAACATCAGCAAATTGCGATGATGGGTCTTGGTAAAATTCAGCACCCGGAAACGGGGGAGACGGAGATGGATCTTTCTTCAGCTAAATATGCAATCGATACGCTGGGTATGCTAAAGAAATTCACGAAGGGTAATCTTTCCAAAGAATCAGCAAGTTACCTTGAGCAAGCCCTTACTAACTTAAGATTGAATTACGCTGAAGAGTCAAAGAAAAAGAAAGACACAAACTCTGGAGAAGCTTCTGGAAAAGATGAGTGA
- a CDS encoding energy transducer TonB: MRNERKSPKADLKRSYTVYLEAGLIIALLFMITAVKVTIETEPPQAIALDEQEVVEMEEVIQTKQIETPPPPPRPPVPVEVPNDEIIEDEMIDLDAELDMDAPMDLPPPPPAEEEEEDFFVVVEQMPKLEGGMAKLQGSVRYPEMARRAGIEGRVTVQFIVNEQGKVENAKVVRGIGGGCDEEALKAVQAANFTPGMQRGRPVRVQYALSINFRLEN, from the coding sequence ATGAGAAATGAAAGAAAATCACCGAAAGCAGATCTGAAACGATCCTACACTGTCTATCTTGAGGCAGGTCTGATCATTGCACTGCTTTTCATGATCACTGCCGTTAAGGTTACGATCGAAACTGAACCTCCACAGGCAATAGCTCTTGATGAGCAGGAAGTCGTGGAAATGGAAGAGGTAATCCAAACCAAACAAATTGAAACTCCCCCACCACCACCGCGTCCACCGGTACCGGTTGAAGTTCCCAATGATGAAATTATTGAGGACGAAATGATCGATCTTGATGCCGAGCTTGATATGGACGCACCGATGGATCTGCCTCCACCTCCTCCTGCTGAAGAGGAAGAAGAAGATTTCTTTGTGGTAGTAGAGCAGATGCCTAAACTGGAAGGAGGAATGGCTAAACTTCAGGGAAGTGTTAGATATCCTGAAATGGCCCGAAGAGCTGGTATTGAAGGGCGTGTTACTGTTCAGTTTATTGTAAACGAACAAGGCAAAGTTGAAAACGCAAAAGTCGTTCGTGGAATTGGCGGTGGTTGCGATGAAGAAGCCCTGAAAGCTGTTCAAGCGGCTAACTTTACTCCGGGAATGCAGCGCGGTCGCCCGGTACGTGTACAGTATGCTCTCTCCATCAACTTCCGCTTGGAAAATTAA
- a CDS encoding energy transducer TonB, whose protein sequence is MRNERKSPKANLRKSYTIILEVGTIFALLFMIALVKVNIETEPPKEIALDEQEVVEMEEVIQTKQIETPPPPPRPPVPVEVPNDEIIEDEMINMDAELDMDAPMDLPPPPPEEEEEEDFFVVVEQMPKLKGGMAKLQGSVTYPEMARKAGIEGRVTVQFIVNEQGNVENAQVVRGIGGGCDEEALRAVKEASFEPGMQRGRPVRVQYALSINFRLQN, encoded by the coding sequence ATGCGAAACGAGAGAAAATCACCAAAAGCCAATTTAAGAAAGTCATATACCATCATATTAGAGGTGGGAACAATTTTTGCCCTTCTGTTTATGATAGCCTTGGTAAAAGTAAATATTGAGACCGAACCGCCCAAGGAGATCGCTCTTGATGAACAGGAAGTCGTGGAAATGGAAGAGGTAATCCAAACCAAACAAATCGAAACCCCACCTCCACCACCGCGGCCACCAGTACCGGTTGAGGTTCCCAATGATGAAATTATTGAGGACGAAATGATTAACATGGATGCTGAACTTGATATGGATGCACCTATGGACCTGCCACCACCTCCGCCTGAAGAAGAGGAAGAAGAGGACTTTTTTGTGGTAGTTGAACAAATGCCAAAACTTAAAGGGGGCATGGCTAAGCTTCAGGGAAGTGTTACGTACCCCGAAATGGCTAGAAAAGCAGGTATCGAAGGGCGTGTAACTGTACAATTTATTGTGAATGAACAGGGTAATGTAGAAAATGCCCAGGTTGTTCGTGGTATTGGAGGGGGCTGTGATGAAGAGGCTCTGAGAGCAGTTAAAGAAGCGAGCTTTGAACCTGGCATGCAAAGAGGACGTCCTGTTCGGGTGCAGTATGCTCTCTCTATTAATTTCCGGTTACAAAATTAG
- a CDS encoding S9 family peptidase has product MISKYIFRLFLILPMVTLGVFTAIAQDETNSEHIAIEDYFKLKSVGSPVISPDGKWIAYTVTETDYEEDERETRIWMSPVKGGDPLPMTAEGYSASSPKWSPDGKYLSFLASRGDEEKTQVWTLNRLGGEAIQLTDIKQGVSGYEWSPDASRLLLIIKDAKEESERPEPYVIDRLQFKRDYAGYLDRRRNHIYTFTPGDTAAVQLTFGDYDDSQATWSPDGQHIAFVSNRTDNPDGNSNDDIWIIDADNPSEDEKPIRVTSNPGSDYSPAWSPDGKHLAHISIIDTSAIWYATNHLAVSKAGESGNMQVLTKELDRNISSPAYSDNGNVISFLLEDRGETQLASIKPNGQNLQRVISGDLTVSSFHQKNGLVATLQGTLNQPDEIYVFNKGKNNQLTFFNKELLDKKELAETQEIQFKSADGTQVEGFLVKPVNYESGTRVPTILWLHGGPVAQYDHSFSFIPQLYAANGYAVLLINPRGSSGYGQAFSEVLFADWGNKDFEDVMAGVDYAIDMGIADPNQLGVGGWSYGGILTNYVITKSDRFHGAISGASETLYRSNYGHDHYQLTWEKELGLPWETPEKWERISPFNDVDKVTTPTLWIGGAEDWNVPILGSEQMYQAMKRLGLETQLVVYPGEHHGIRKPTFQKDRLERFVGWFDKYVKDK; this is encoded by the coding sequence ATGATTTCAAAATATATTTTCCGCCTTTTTCTAATCCTTCCGATGGTTACCCTTGGAGTTTTCACAGCAATTGCTCAGGATGAAACTAATTCAGAGCATATCGCCATTGAAGATTACTTCAAATTAAAATCTGTTGGATCTCCTGTAATCAGCCCTGATGGCAAATGGATTGCATATACCGTAACCGAAACAGATTACGAGGAAGATGAAAGAGAAACCAGAATTTGGATGAGCCCTGTTAAGGGAGGTGACCCTCTCCCTATGACCGCTGAAGGATATTCTGCAAGTAGTCCGAAATGGAGTCCCGATGGGAAATATCTATCTTTCTTAGCCTCAAGAGGTGATGAAGAAAAAACACAGGTTTGGACACTCAACCGCTTGGGAGGCGAAGCTATTCAGCTAACAGACATTAAGCAGGGAGTCTCAGGTTATGAATGGTCTCCGGATGCAAGCCGATTATTATTGATTATCAAAGATGCTAAAGAAGAATCGGAAAGACCTGAACCTTACGTGATTGACCGACTTCAATTTAAAAGAGATTATGCAGGCTATTTAGACCGGCGCAGAAACCACATTTACACCTTTACCCCGGGAGATACTGCTGCCGTTCAACTCACCTTTGGTGATTATGACGATTCCCAGGCAACGTGGAGCCCCGATGGACAGCATATCGCTTTTGTAAGTAATCGGACTGACAACCCTGACGGCAACTCAAATGATGACATCTGGATTATTGATGCAGATAATCCTTCTGAGGATGAAAAACCCATTCGGGTAACAAGTAACCCCGGAAGTGATTACTCGCCGGCGTGGAGCCCCGATGGAAAACATCTTGCCCATATCTCTATTATTGACACCAGCGCTATTTGGTATGCGACCAATCACTTAGCCGTTTCAAAAGCCGGAGAATCCGGAAACATGCAAGTTCTCACTAAAGAGCTCGATCGAAATATCTCCTCTCCGGCATATTCCGACAATGGAAATGTGATTTCATTTTTACTGGAAGACCGTGGGGAAACTCAATTGGCTAGCATCAAACCTAATGGCCAAAATCTGCAACGGGTAATTTCCGGTGATCTTACCGTTAGCAGTTTCCATCAAAAAAACGGTTTGGTTGCAACTTTACAGGGCACACTAAATCAGCCAGATGAAATTTATGTTTTCAATAAAGGTAAAAACAACCAATTGACCTTTTTCAACAAAGAACTCCTCGATAAGAAAGAACTGGCAGAAACACAGGAAATTCAATTCAAAAGTGCTGATGGAACACAAGTTGAAGGGTTTTTAGTTAAGCCGGTTAATTATGAAAGTGGAACACGGGTACCCACTATACTTTGGCTTCATGGTGGTCCTGTTGCACAATATGATCACAGTTTTAGCTTTATTCCTCAGCTTTATGCAGCTAATGGTTATGCCGTACTGCTCATCAACCCGCGAGGTTCTTCTGGCTATGGCCAAGCTTTTTCGGAAGTGCTATTTGCCGACTGGGGAAATAAAGATTTTGAAGACGTAATGGCTGGTGTTGATTATGCTATCGACATGGGTATCGCAGATCCAAATCAATTAGGTGTTGGGGGCTGGTCTTATGGAGGCATTCTCACCAATTACGTAATCACAAAATCCGATCGATTCCATGGAGCTATTTCAGGAGCCAGTGAAACATTATATCGCTCAAACTATGGGCATGATCATTATCAATTAACCTGGGAAAAAGAACTTGGACTCCCCTGGGAAACACCTGAAAAATGGGAACGTATTTCACCCTTTAATGATGTAGATAAGGTAACTACACCAACACTTTGGATTGGTGGCGCTGAAGACTGGAACGTACCCATTTTGGGATCAGAACAGATGTATCAGGCAATGAAGAGGCTGGGCCTTGAAACACAACTTGTAGTTTACCCGGGTGAGCACCATGGCATCCGAAAGCCCACATTCCAAAAAGACCGTTTGGAGCGATTTGTTGGTTGGTTCGACAAATATGTCAAAGACAAATAA
- a CDS encoding NUDIX domain-containing protein codes for MSDYKPEPIKAAGGVVLRFIADSIIPEVLMIYRNGYWDLPKGKLEEGESIEMCAVREVAEEVGSSLPAIVSTIGTSYHEYPEKGKTMGKTTWWYSMIFTRPETFIPQEKEGIEQVEWVLLPEAIEKAGFENLKEILRSLTQ; via the coding sequence ATGAGTGACTATAAACCAGAGCCCATTAAAGCAGCCGGTGGTGTTGTGTTAAGATTCATTGCCGATTCAATCATACCCGAAGTGCTGATGATTTATAGGAATGGGTATTGGGATTTGCCCAAAGGCAAACTAGAAGAAGGTGAGTCTATTGAAATGTGTGCTGTTCGTGAAGTAGCCGAAGAAGTAGGAAGCAGTTTGCCTGCCATTGTTTCAACTATCGGAACCAGCTACCATGAGTATCCTGAAAAAGGAAAAACAATGGGTAAAACAACCTGGTGGTACTCTATGATTTTTACCAGGCCAGAAACATTCATTCCTCAAGAAAAGGAAGGAATAGAACAGGTAGAATGGGTGTTATTACCTGAAGCCATAGAGAAGGCCGGCTTCGAAAACCTTAAAGAAATACTCAGAAGTTTAACTCAATAA
- a CDS encoding VanZ family protein, with protein MTKPSKTLTRSVKLYLTLLVISTGAILYGTLFPVNYDVPKSLLGMDKLVHFIMFGAWTFFYGLVRFLKDKFKLTPIFLVGTLFGLIVEVLQYLLPTGRSPEILDFIADISGTGLAILVLYLLTKKVPDFKADPTS; from the coding sequence ATGACAAAACCGAGCAAAACCCTGACCCGATCGGTCAAACTTTATCTTACTCTCTTGGTTATTTCCACAGGCGCTATTCTGTACGGAACCCTTTTCCCCGTCAATTATGATGTTCCAAAATCGCTTTTGGGGATGGATAAGCTTGTCCACTTTATTATGTTTGGAGCCTGGACGTTCTTTTATGGCCTTGTTCGTTTTCTGAAAGATAAATTCAAGCTAACCCCTATTTTCCTGGTTGGTACTTTATTTGGGCTGATTGTGGAAGTTCTTCAGTACTTGCTGCCAACAGGCCGAAGCCCTGAAATCCTTGATTTTATAGCTGATATTTCTGGAACCGGACTCGCCATTTTAGTGCTCTACTTACTCACAAAAAAGGTCCCGGACTTCAAGGCTGACCCCACATCATGA
- a CDS encoding NINE protein produces the protein MKKSEQYEMALLAEKALGKAESKYAELIEELKQEEDFKPGNLAVSVYDSIRNLSRKVEAYLKDQISMDKLIDEFVFEHDIIEGEMEIEKEASPKIKRLAKRLLSSYEDFIVKVGGKRKLRKLEKAEMLTYPKKSKGKAYLFWLVGFFGILGFHRFYLGRTGTGIGWLLTGGLMGFGALYDLFALSKMVEEQNMYNELRAAKLKQLAGD, from the coding sequence ATGAAAAAGTCGGAACAATATGAAATGGCACTGCTGGCTGAGAAAGCCTTGGGGAAAGCGGAGTCAAAGTATGCAGAGCTAATAGAAGAGCTGAAGCAGGAAGAGGATTTTAAACCGGGTAACCTGGCTGTTTCTGTTTACGATTCGATCCGTAACCTGTCCCGGAAAGTGGAAGCTTATCTTAAAGATCAGATTTCCATGGATAAACTTATTGATGAGTTCGTATTTGAGCATGATATTATCGAAGGGGAGATGGAAATCGAAAAAGAAGCTTCTCCAAAAATTAAGCGACTTGCCAAAAGGCTGCTTTCCAGTTATGAGGATTTTATTGTGAAGGTAGGTGGCAAAAGAAAGCTCAGAAAACTTGAAAAAGCCGAAATGCTTACTTACCCCAAAAAATCAAAGGGGAAAGCTTATCTGTTCTGGTTAGTTGGATTTTTTGGCATCCTGGGATTTCATCGCTTTTACCTGGGCCGTACAGGAACGGGTATTGGGTGGTTGCTTACGGGCGGACTTATGGGGTTTGGTGCGCTATATGATTTGTTTGCCTTGTCTAAAATGGTGGAAGAGCAAAATATGTATAATGAACTCCGGGCTGCTAAATTGAAACAGTTGGCTGGAGATTAA
- a CDS encoding NAD(P)H-hydrate epimerase, whose translation MLKIPHPYYLCSAEQSRFMDEKTISDFGIDGFTLMEIAGTRAADFIQSEIPSGSHVIFFCGKGNNAGDALVIARLLSQQGYQITICFLSGTDELSSDTQKNFELLQKLGEEIEILNWEDFNPTTYDFIVDGMLGTGLNSDIRSPYSDAISWINKQEIPVFALDIPTGLHADSGHILGTAVQADYSLSFGALKTGFYLNQGFDTAGEIILCELSFPNKYKKPTAKLIDRSWVEANSPTPKGKKHKYDGGVLYIIAGSEGLTGAGILAAKSAWSAGLGAVVLITPKGLLEIYEKQLAQIIKKPVGDRDDVYFKESHFDRVMDIIREKPGKVLIGPGLGREEETIRFTQKVLKNFEGDLVVDADALFALSKMNDWNKPNNSNWIITPHPGELKTLLNQDINDDFDRLRLTIKKAVEEKITILSKGMPSVIGTESGDAYLTGYETRIFSRAGFGDVLAGKIGAYWLTYSSTELACFHGLLDGFEKAQQYFVENSGSLAPIDII comes from the coding sequence ATGCTAAAAATCCCACATCCATATTATTTATGCTCAGCTGAGCAATCCCGGTTTATGGATGAGAAAACCATCTCTGATTTCGGGATTGATGGTTTTACGCTGATGGAAATTGCCGGAACCAGAGCTGCTGATTTCATTCAATCTGAAATTCCTTCTGGCTCTCATGTTATTTTCTTTTGTGGAAAAGGCAATAATGCTGGTGATGCACTTGTCATCGCACGACTTCTTTCTCAACAGGGATACCAAATCACAATATGCTTTTTGTCCGGAACTGATGAGTTAAGTTCTGACACCCAAAAGAATTTCGAGCTGCTTCAAAAGCTAGGTGAAGAAATTGAAATTCTGAATTGGGAAGATTTCAACCCAACCACCTACGATTTTATCGTAGATGGCATGCTGGGAACGGGACTGAATTCAGACATCCGTTCCCCCTACTCCGATGCCATCTCATGGATCAATAAACAGGAAATTCCGGTATTTGCATTAGATATCCCTACCGGATTACATGCTGATTCAGGACACATACTGGGAACCGCTGTTCAGGCCGATTATAGCTTGAGCTTCGGCGCCTTAAAAACCGGTTTTTACCTTAATCAGGGATTTGATACGGCTGGGGAAATCATTTTATGCGAACTTTCCTTTCCTAATAAATACAAAAAACCCACTGCTAAACTCATCGACAGGAGCTGGGTTGAAGCCAATTCTCCAACGCCAAAAGGGAAAAAACACAAATATGACGGTGGAGTACTGTATATCATTGCCGGCTCGGAGGGATTAACCGGGGCCGGAATTCTTGCTGCAAAAAGTGCCTGGTCGGCTGGACTTGGTGCAGTTGTCTTAATTACCCCAAAAGGATTACTCGAAATTTATGAGAAGCAGCTGGCGCAGATCATCAAGAAACCTGTTGGTGATCGCGATGATGTTTATTTCAAAGAATCCCACTTTGATCGGGTTATGGATATCATCCGGGAGAAACCGGGAAAGGTACTGATAGGTCCGGGTTTGGGAAGAGAAGAAGAAACCATTCGGTTCACCCAAAAAGTGTTGAAAAATTTTGAAGGGGACCTGGTCGTTGATGCTGATGCTTTATTTGCACTTTCAAAAATGAATGATTGGAATAAGCCCAACAACTCAAACTGGATTATTACTCCACATCCCGGAGAGTTGAAAACGCTGTTGAATCAGGACATAAATGACGACTTTGACCGGCTCAGGCTTACCATAAAAAAGGCAGTAGAAGAAAAAATCACTATACTATCTAAAGGAATGCCATCGGTTATTGGAACAGAATCAGGAGATGCGTATTTAACAGGATACGAAACCCGTATTTTTTCCCGAGCCGGATTTGGCGATGTTTTAGCGGGAAAAATAGGGGCTTATTGGCTTACGTATTCATCTACAGAGCTGGCATGCTTTCACGGATTATTAGACGGCTTTGAAAAAGCCCAACAATATTTTGTCGAGAATTCCGGTTCTTTAGCACCTATAGATATTATTTAA
- a CDS encoding TonB family protein, whose amino-acid sequence MSSSKPKFDLRKNYTLLCEAGLIIALLIFIIAFKFHLPVSESNGSFSVIEDEPPIVLSPITKQEKPPAAPPIPLVPAEVPNDKPIEAPAIEFPEFSDLGSALALPPEEPKDEEQEILDQVEFMPKMKGGVKALYADITYPEMAKRNGIEGIVEVRFIVNEKGEVENPEIIRSIGGGCDEEVLKAIKKQNYTPGIQNGILVKVRMKQVVHFRLSN is encoded by the coding sequence ATGAGCTCTTCAAAACCTAAGTTCGATCTTCGCAAAAACTATACTCTTCTATGTGAAGCAGGCCTCATTATTGCGCTTTTGATTTTCATTATAGCTTTCAAGTTCCACCTCCCGGTTTCTGAGTCTAACGGATCTTTTTCTGTTATAGAGGATGAGCCTCCTATCGTACTTTCGCCTATTACAAAACAGGAAAAACCTCCGGCAGCTCCACCCATTCCCCTTGTTCCTGCAGAAGTTCCTAATGATAAACCTATAGAGGCACCTGCCATCGAGTTTCCTGAATTCAGTGATCTCGGTTCAGCACTTGCGCTTCCGCCAGAAGAACCCAAGGATGAAGAACAAGAAATTCTGGATCAGGTTGAATTCATGCCCAAAATGAAAGGCGGAGTTAAAGCTTTATATGCAGATATCACTTACCCGGAAATGGCGAAGAGAAATGGTATTGAAGGTATAGTTGAAGTCAGGTTTATTGTAAATGAGAAAGGAGAAGTTGAAAATCCTGAAATTATTCGCAGCATTGGCGGTGGTTGTGATGAAGAAGTACTCAAGGCTATAAAAAAGCAAAATTATACCCCCGGGATTCAAAATGGGATCCTTGTAAAAGTAAGAATGAAACAGGTTGTACATTTCAGACTGAGTAACTAG
- the proS gene encoding proline--tRNA ligase, giving the protein MAQKITSQEKDYSQWYLDVIREAKLAEHSPVRGSMVIRPNGMALWENMRDALDQMFKDTGHENAYFPLFIPKSFLSKEAQHVEGFAKECAVVTHSRLKSVNGGVEVDPESKLEEELIVRPTSETIIWDTYRGWIQSYRDLPILVNQWANVVRWEMRTRLFLRTMEFLWQEGHTAHATKEEAEVETRQMLDVYATFAEEFMAMPVIKGVKTASERFAGAVETYCIEALMQDGKALQAGTSHFLGQNFAKAFDVKFQDKDGEHKLVWATSWGVSTRLIGGLIMTHSDDQGLVLPPKLAPTQVVIVPIYRSDEQREAVLEYANSIYNELKELGVRIKVDDRDNQNPGYKFAEHEAAGIPLRIAVGPRDLENNNVELARRDTKEKNIESREGLSERIEKLLADIQDELYAKAKKRREDNTSEVDSYEEFQKVIEDKGGFVWAHWDGTPETEEKIKDDTKATIRLIPLEDGEEGKCMVTGKPSKQKVLFARSY; this is encoded by the coding sequence ATGGCACAAAAAATAACTTCACAGGAAAAAGATTATTCACAATGGTATCTGGATGTAATCCGGGAAGCTAAACTGGCGGAACATTCGCCCGTACGCGGAAGCATGGTAATTCGCCCGAACGGAATGGCGCTCTGGGAAAATATGCGTGACGCTCTCGACCAGATGTTTAAAGATACCGGCCATGAAAATGCCTATTTCCCGCTTTTTATTCCCAAATCATTCCTTTCTAAAGAAGCTCAGCACGTGGAAGGTTTTGCCAAAGAATGTGCGGTTGTGACTCACAGCCGTCTTAAAAGCGTAAACGGTGGCGTGGAAGTGGATCCCGAATCCAAGCTTGAAGAAGAACTGATTGTGCGCCCCACTTCAGAGACCATTATATGGGATACTTACCGCGGGTGGATTCAATCTTACCGGGATCTGCCTATACTCGTAAATCAGTGGGCGAATGTAGTACGTTGGGAAATGCGCACCCGCTTATTCCTCCGAACCATGGAGTTCCTGTGGCAGGAAGGCCACACGGCTCATGCTACAAAAGAAGAAGCAGAGGTAGAAACACGACAGATGCTGGACGTATATGCCACTTTTGCGGAAGAGTTTATGGCTATGCCTGTTATCAAAGGTGTGAAAACGGCTAGTGAACGTTTTGCCGGTGCCGTTGAAACCTATTGTATTGAAGCACTAATGCAGGATGGAAAAGCTTTACAAGCCGGAACTTCTCATTTCCTGGGACAAAATTTTGCCAAGGCTTTTGATGTGAAATTTCAGGATAAAGATGGCGAACATAAATTGGTTTGGGCTACCAGCTGGGGCGTGTCTACCCGATTGATTGGTGGTCTGATTATGACACATTCTGATGATCAGGGATTGGTACTTCCTCCAAAACTTGCTCCTACACAGGTGGTAATTGTGCCTATTTACCGGAGTGATGAGCAGCGGGAAGCAGTCCTCGAATATGCTAACTCCATCTATAATGAACTGAAGGAACTGGGCGTTCGCATTAAAGTGGATGACCGGGACAATCAAAATCCCGGCTACAAGTTTGCCGAGCATGAAGCTGCCGGAATTCCACTAAGAATTGCTGTGGGTCCCCGTGATCTGGAAAACAATAATGTGGAACTGGCCCGCCGCGATACTAAAGAGAAAAACATTGAATCTCGCGAGGGATTAAGTGAACGTATTGAAAAGCTACTGGCTGACATTCAGGATGAACTCTATGCCAAGGCTAAGAAACGGCGTGAAGACAATACTTCTGAAGTGGATTCTTATGAGGAGTTTCAGAAAGTGATCGAAGACAAAGGTGGATTTGTTTGGGCTCATTGGGACGGAACGCCGGAAACGGAAGAAAAAATTAAAGATGATACTAAGGCCACCATTCGACTGATTCCCCTGGAAGATGGCGAAGAAGGAAAATGTATGGTAACCGGAAAGCCATCGAAGCAGAAGGTATTGTTTGCCCGTTCGTATTAA
- a CDS encoding TonB family protein: MFRKVPAADLRLTYPLILEGGIILALLIMIAATNVRFPEQNQERIAFVRSEETALILPPSVSETKPALKPPPIPTVPVKIPNDEPIELFPVEMDEFNIIDRLMVPPLPQQIFTDVNYELFKDIEQLPVMIGGEDAFRKSIDYPKHARRFGIQGIVEVEFEVNTNGRVLNPIILRGIGGGCDDAVLKAIKIQRYIPGKKAGKVASFRIKETVQFILLDT; this comes from the coding sequence ATGTTTCGAAAAGTTCCGGCAGCTGATTTGAGACTGACCTACCCTCTCATTCTTGAGGGTGGGATAATCCTTGCGTTGCTGATCATGATTGCAGCAACAAATGTACGGTTCCCGGAACAAAATCAGGAGCGAATAGCTTTTGTAAGAAGTGAGGAAACGGCTTTGATACTTCCACCTTCCGTTTCTGAGACGAAGCCTGCTTTGAAACCTCCTCCTATTCCAACAGTTCCTGTTAAAATACCCAACGATGAGCCCATCGAGCTTTTTCCCGTCGAAATGGACGAGTTCAATATCATCGACAGACTTATGGTTCCTCCGTTACCGCAGCAAATTTTCACAGATGTTAACTATGAATTATTTAAAGATATTGAGCAACTTCCTGTTATGATTGGAGGAGAAGATGCCTTTCGCAAAAGTATTGACTACCCCAAGCATGCGCGTCGGTTCGGAATACAAGGCATTGTAGAAGTTGAATTTGAAGTAAATACAAATGGGCGGGTTCTCAATCCTATAATACTCCGCGGTATTGGTGGTGGATGCGATGATGCCGTGTTAAAGGCAATCAAAATTCAACGATACATCCCTGGCAAAAAAGCAGGTAAAGTCGCCTCTTTCCGAATTAAAGAAACCGTTCAATTCATTCTTCTTGATACCTGA
- a CDS encoding response regulator transcription factor produces the protein MSKIDTIVADGNEIFRYGLSSILRDHGAFNICSEVDNGALVLTAFESVQPKLCILSFSMPEMEGIIIAKKIISKNPDANILLLADNTDQKTLNEFLDSGAFGLIHKSAHHLELIDAAEKVSEGERFLGKQFSRMMTEEYIRLAKKKKRPDPVKSITNREREILGLLTEGLTSTEIASKLYISPRTVEKHRTNLLKKLKLKNTAALVRFAMENEQALF, from the coding sequence ATGTCTAAAATTGATACAATTGTTGCGGACGGCAACGAAATTTTCAGATATGGACTCAGTTCCATTTTGCGAGATCACGGTGCATTTAATATCTGCAGTGAGGTTGACAATGGCGCTCTCGTGCTCACTGCTTTTGAAAGTGTACAGCCAAAACTATGTATCCTGTCTTTTTCCATGCCAGAAATGGAAGGTATTATCATTGCAAAAAAGATAATCTCTAAAAATCCCGACGCTAATATTCTGCTGCTCGCCGATAATACGGACCAAAAGACCCTAAACGAATTTTTAGACTCAGGTGCCTTTGGTTTGATTCATAAATCAGCCCATCATTTGGAATTAATAGATGCAGCTGAAAAAGTTTCTGAAGGTGAGCGTTTTCTTGGTAAACAATTTTCACGAATGATGACGGAAGAATACATCCGGCTGGCCAAGAAGAAGAAACGCCCGGATCCGGTGAAATCCATCACAAACCGCGAGCGTGAAATACTGGGGCTTTTAACCGAAGGGCTTACCAGTACTGAAATTGCCTCTAAACTCTACATCAGTCCCCGTACGGTTGAAAAGCACCGCACCAATCTCCTGAAAAAACTGAAGCTAAAGAACACCGCTGCTCTCGTTCGTTTCGCCATGGAAAATGAACAAGCCCTTTTTTAA